The DNA segment tgtttacaaacattgaagTAAATGAAACAAGTTAATATTTCAGGTTCTGATGAGGTAtggctcatgaggcatttatatgttatattcttcaagaatcaatgggcacatatcattaatttaaaaaaatgcatGTAGCAATCTCAGGACCCAATCCAGTCACAGCACAAACAGGATGCTCTTCAACACAGTGCAGAGGTATACTTACTGTAGCATTGTCTAGTGGAACTGTACAGTGTAGAGGTATACTTACTGTAGCATTGTCTAGTGGAACTGTACAGTGTAGAGGTATACTTACTGTAGCATTGTCTAGTGGAACTGTACAGTGTAGAGGTATACTTACTGTAGCATTGTCTAGTGGAACTGTACAGTGTACAGGTATACTTACTGTAGCATTGTCTAGTGGAACTGTACAGTGTAGAGGTATACTTACTGTAGCATTGGCTAGTGGAACTGTACAGTGTAGCGGTATACTTACTGTAGCATTGGCTAGTGGAACTGTACAGTGTAGAGGTGTACTTACTGTAGCATTGGCTAGTGGAACTGTACAGTGTAGAGGTATACTTACTGTAGCATTGGCGAGTGGTACTGTACAGTGGCACCTCAAGAAGCAATGAacaggaggaagggtctagcaggaggaagggtctaggaggaggaagggtctagcatgaggaagggtctagcaggaggaagggtaTAGCAGGAGGAAGGttctagcaggaggaagggtctagcaggaggaagggtctagcaggaggaagggtctagcaggaggaagggtctagcaggaggaaggatctaggaggaggaagggtctagcaggaggaagggtctagcaggagcaagggtctagcaggaggaagggtctagcaggaggaagggtctagcaggaggaagggtctagcaggaggaagggtctagcaggaggaagggtctaggaggaggaagggtctagcagaaggaagggtctagcaggaggaagggtctagcaggaggaagggtcaaggaggaggaagggtctagcaggaggaagggtctaggaggaggaagggtctagcaggaggaagggtctagcaggaggaagggtctagcaggaggaagggtcgagcaggaggaagggtctaggaggaggaagagtctagcaggaggaagggtctagcaggaggaagggtctagcaggaggaagggtctagcaggaggaagggtcaAGGAGGAGGAAGGttctagcaggaggaagggtctagcaggaggaagggtctagcaggaggaagggtctaggaggaggaagggtctagcaggaggaagggtctagcaggaggaagggtctagcaggaggaagggtctagcaggaggaagggtcgagcaggaggaagggtctaggaggaggaagggtctagcaggaggaagggtctagcaggaggaagggtctagcaggaggaggaagggggtctagcaggaggaagggtctagcaggaggaagggtctagcaggaggaagggtctagcaggaggaagggtctagcaggaggaagggtctagcaggaggaagggtctagcaggaggaagggtctagcaggaggaagggtctaggGAGGAAGGGTCGAAGgggaggaagggtctagcaggaggaagggtctagcaggaggaagggtctagcaggaggaagggtctagcaggaggaagggtctagcaggaggaagggtctagcaggaggaagggtctagcaggaggaagggtctagcaggaggaagggtctagcaggaggaagggtctagcaggaggaagggtctagcaggaggaagggtctagcaggaggaagggtctagcaggaggaagggtctaggaggaggaagggtctagcaggaggaagggtctagcaggaggaagggtctagcagaaggaagggtctagcaggaggaagggtctagcaggaggaagggtctagcagaAGGAAGTCTAGTAGATGGTTCTGGGTACTATTGTTACATGTTATTTCATTGATGAATCCCCATCTAGTAGTTGATTGTTTTGTGTTTTGGTGCAGATGATTTGCTGACCCTGAAAGCCTCCCTCCACCTGAGGTGGAGTTTGTTGACATTTTTCAGAAAGTCAAGTACTCggaggaggaagggtctagcagaaggaagggtctagcaggaggaagggtctagcagaAGGAAGGGTCTGCTGGTGAGCCCATGTAGTGGGTCTaacagagatgtttgtttctgtccattgtccctctctgtcacACAAAATCAATTTTCgttaaatgttaatttctttgATGAATTTCTCATCGTAGTAGTTGATTGTTTTGTGTCTTTGTCGTGCAGATGATTTCTGACCTCAGTATACTCCGCCCTCCACTGGTGGAGTTTGCTAACTTTCTCACTCTGGACAACACATGTCCCCTTGGAGCTGGGGTTCCAGCATCCTAACAGAGATTTCTGCCCTTGTTTCTCCATTGTTCCTCATCTGTCACCAAAATCAATCTGTCTATGAAAGGCCAATATGTTCCTAATCTGTCTACCCTCTGTCTATCTCCCAATATGTTCTTTCTCACATCAGTATACCCGGGGTCTGTCTATCTCCCAACTCTGTTCCTACATCTGTCCCCTCTGTCTATCCAGCATCCTTAATATCTGTCTATCTCCCAATATGTTCCTACATCTGTCTACCCTCTGTCTATCTCCCAATATGTTCCTACatctgtcttccctctgtctaTTTACCAATATGTTCCTACATCTGTCTACCCTCTGTCTATCTCCCAATATGTTCCTACATCTGTCTACCCTCTGTCTATCTCCCAATATGTTCCTACATCTGTCTACCCTCTGTCTATCTCCCAATATGTTCCTACATCTGTCTATCTACCAATATGTTCCTACATATGTCTACCCTCTGTCTATCTACCAATATGTTCCTACATCTGTTTACCCTCTGTCTATCTCCCAATATGTTCCTACATCTGTCTACCCTCTGTCTATCTCCCAATATGTTCCTACATCTGTCTACCATCTGTCTATCTCCCAATATGTTCCTACATCTGTCTACCCTCTGTCTATCTCCCAATATGTTCCTATATCTGTCTACCCTCTGTCTATCTACCAATATGTTCCTACATCTGTCTCCCAATATGTTCTATCTATCCCAATATGTTCCTACCCTCTGTCTATCTCCCAATATGTTCCTACATCTGTCTACCCTCTGTCTATCTCCCAATATGTTCCTACATCTGTCTACCCTCTGTCTATCACCCAATATGTTCCTACATCTGTCTACCCTCTGTCTATCTACCAATCTCTTCCTACATCTGTCTGCCCTCCGCCCTCCGCCCATCACCCAATATGCTCCTACATCTGTCATATCATGTAATAAAAATACATATCTCTGTTTTCCCTTTAAAAAAAGAAGCTCCGTTTTactatctgtagctcagttagtagagcattaGCATCGGAAGGCTTCCATTCCCAGGACCAGCCGTACATCAAATATATGCAGCGCGACTGTTAAGTTGCTTAGGATaaatattatgattattatgattCCATTATTTTGCTTTCAGGACCGCCTGAAGTCGTCCATCTCTGAGCCGTCTTCTGGGGAGCTGGTGCATCACGTCTTTATTCCCCTGGGCCTGGTATGTATTtactagactggtcccagatctgtccaCTGGGCCTGGTATGTATTTACTAGATTGATCCTAGACCTGTCCactggtcccagacctgtccACAAGGCCTGGCAGGTAtttactagcctggtcccagacctgtccactggtcccagacctgtccACAAGGCCTGGCAGGTAtttactagcctggtcccagatctgtccactggtcccagacctgtccactggtcccagacctgtccACAAGGCCTGGCAGGTAtttactagcctggtcccagacctgtccACTGGTCTTAGTAGGTATTTACtggcctgatcccagatctgtgtgtTCTGTAGTGGTCAACTCCATTGGTTGCTGACAATGCACAAGCTAGCAAGATCCCATTGGCTCATtctagcatgtatttgcatattaCCATTATagaacgcctactctgtgaagtgtgCATGTGCAATAACTCCATCCACccttgcactccttctaaacaacgcACATTTTTTGAAACTTTGCcaaagtctacaaaacttagtccactctgttcgtaacaaattatagttttgggaacagaaaactttATTGAGATCAAATATTTCAGCAATGAGAAAATTagcagaatgtcggccaaaatcaATCTCGCTCCATCTTCTTCCACTGCTGGCCaatgagcttcctctcactaccatatttggtagtgagtggaaacgccaatcGGATGCTTCACATTCACCCTTTGAAATATCTGGTTCATTGTTCTATCtttggtgatactgtatgattatctgtctgtctgtctatctgtcgctGTCTGTCACAGGTGGACATCAGTGTTAAGTCTGATATcgatccatgtctctctctctctctggtttcagATGGTGAAGACTACTGATGGGCCAGAGATGGGGGCGACTGTGGTCAGTCCAGCCTTGACCAGTGGTGCTGTGTCTCTACTGCAGAAACACCTGACCGATGAAGAGAAGGAGCTTTGGAGCTCCCTAGGGCCTAACTGGACCTTACACTGGTAATATAAtcatatatgctatttagcagatgcttttatctaaACCGACTTACAGTCATTTATGCATCATACAtctgggtggtcccgggaatcaaacccactatactggtgttacaagcgccatgctctaccaactgaactatAGGTGAAACTGGTGCGTGTGTGTACTGCTATGATGTCTGTGCTTATCGATGTACAGATGCCGTATCTTAATTTGAGCCTGATTCACAAagtaggaaaataatcctgcagcaacaggaaatgtgtgtTGTGTGGATTATAGTTAGATATTTTTTGCAGGGGTTGACATTTTTCATTGATGCAAATAAGACATTTAAAATGGAAaatacaaactttagaagccttttaacCCTTGAATACACTACATGTTTGCATTTCCTGTTGAGCAGGAAAATTCCTGCAACAACAGGTTTATCAAATTAAGATACGGCATCTGTATGATTGTGTGTAGTTCATATGCACATTGTCATCCATAGACAAGGCTCAAGACAAGTCCTGATCTTTGGCCTTTTTCTCTCCCAGCTCCCAGCTTGTTGAGTCTGTCCCTCCATACTCACCTGTCTTTCTGGATGGATGGCAGCCTGAGGCCGTTGACCCAGAAGGTCAACTTTGGGAGGACCCAATCAAGTCACAGCACAAACAGGACGCTCTTCAATACAGTGTAGAGGTATACTTACTGTAGCATAGGCTAGTGGAACTGTACAGTGTAGAGGTATACTTACTGTAGCATTGTCTAGTGGAACTGTACAGTGTAGAGGTATACTTACTGTAGCATTGTCTAGTGGAACTGTACAGTGTAGAGGTATACTTACTGTAGCATTGGCTAGTGGAACTGTACAGTGTAGAGGTATACTTACTGTAGCATTGTCTAGTGGAACTGTACAGTGTAGAGGTATACTTACTGTAGCATTGGCTAGTGGAACTGTACAGTGTAGAGGTATACTTACTGTAGCATTGTCTAGTGGAACTGTACAGTGTAGAGGTATACTTACTGTAGCATTGTCTAGTGGAACTGTACAGTGTAGAGGTATACTTACTGTAGCATTGGCTAGTGGAACTGTACAGTGTAGAGGTATACTTACTGTAGCATTGTCTAGTGGAACTGTATGTCATATTATTTAGATTGTAATTGATTAGATGTAATTATGTAATCATTCCTTCTGATTTCTTCCCTAATTTAGGACCCTCCTAACCAGGCTGAGGAAGGACCCAGCTCAGTCCAGCACACTGATGAATCGTACGTTTCTGACTTCCCCAATAACTGCTGTAATGCTTTTTGTTTACTGATTCACACAGTTCACGAGAAACACAGTTTCACCACTGATTATggcacctttcacctttcactaAGTTTTATGATAGAGTGCTTGGATCCAATAACTTCCTGTGTCCATAAAACAGAggggtgtttaaaaaaaagttattacttttctattatttatatatttcatatataatatataacattatTAATAATACATCATTAATATAGTAAAACAgtaagtcattaaaactagtttccaTTACAACCATGTTATTAACTCTTTATTCCTGCTGTAATGAACAGTCCTACTGTTTTTGAAAAACACCATCAATATTACAAAGAAACAACATCTGTGTCTGAGAGATGACAGGTAACACAAACTGATCACACAGTTAGATGACAGGTAACACAAACTAATCACACAGTTAGATGACAGGTAACACAAACTGATCACACAGTTAGATGACAGGTAACACAAACTGATCACACAGTTAGATGACAGGTAACACAAACTGATCACACAGTTAGATGACAGGTAACACAAACTGATCACACAGTTAGATGACAGGTAACACAAACTGATCACACAGTTAGATGACAGGTAACACAAACTGATCACACAGTTAGATGACAGGTAACACAAACGGATCACACAGTTAGATGACAGGTAACACAAACTGATCACACAGTTAGATGACAGGTAACACAAACTGATCACACAGTTAGATGACAGGTAACACAAACTGATCACACAGTTAGATGACAGGTAACACAAACTGATCACACAGTTAGATGACAGGTAACACAAACTGATCACACAGTTAGATGACAGGTAACACAAACTGATCACACAGTTAGATGACAGGTAACACAAACTGACAGGTTAACAGGTAACAATACTGATCAGACAGTTAAATTACAGGTAACAAGATACAACTGAGATTGACCCTAGGACTGTCTGACAACTGAGATTGACCCCAGGACTGTCTGATACAACTGAGATTGACCCTAGGACTGTCTGACAACTGAGATTGACCCTAGGACTGTCTGTTACAACTGAGATTGACCCCAGGACTCTCAGTTACAACTGAAGTTGACCCTACGACTGTCTGACAACTGAGATTGACCCCAGGACTGTCTGATACAATTGAGATTGACCCTAGGACTGTCTGACAACTGAGATTGACCCTAGGACTGTCTGACAACTGAGATTGACCCCAGGACTGTCTGATACAACTGAGATTGACCCCAGGACTGTCTGAGATTGACAACTGAGATTGACCCTAGGACTGTCTGATACAACTGAGATTGACCCCAGGACTGTCTGACAACTGAGATTGACCCTAGGACTGTCTGACAACTAGATTGACCCTAACTGTCTGTTAGAGATTGACCCCAGGACTCTCAcaactgtctgactgtctgacaacTGAGATTGACCCCAGGACTGTCTGATACTGAGATTGACCCTGGACTGTCTGACAACTGAGATTGACCCTAGGACTGTCTGAGAGACCCCAGGACTGTCTGTTACAACTGAGATTGACCCTAGGACTGTCTGATAACTGATTTTGACCCCAGGACTGTCTGATACAACTGAGATTGACCCCAAGACTGTCTGTTACAACTGAGATTGACCCCAGGACTGTCTGTTACAACTGAGATTGACCCTAGGACTGTCTGATACAACTGAGATTGACCCCAGGACTGTCTGTTACAACTGAGATTGACCCTGGACTACAACTGAGATTGACCCCAGGACTGTCTGTTACAACTGTTGACTGTTACAACTGAGATTGACCCCAGGACTGTCTGTTACAACTGAGATTGACCCTAGGACTGTCTGATACAACTGAGATTGACCCCAGGACTGTCTGTTACAACTGAGATTGACCCTAGGACTGTCTGATACAACTGAGATTGACCCCAGGACTGTTTCTCCTCCAGAGATGGCAGTGAACTTCCACCTGAGGGCGAGAGAATGTTCAGCTGCAGCTACGGCTTTGTTGCCAGAAACAGCAGTGAACTCTCCGTGCTGCAGGGAGAAACTCTGGAGGTTTTTATTCTAGAATGTTTGTACTACATGACAACACTATAATAATGTGTGAACTGCATGTTAAATACTGTCTGAGTCTTAAACAAGACCCTACTCTCTATATAGTGCGCTtcctttgaccagagcctataagGTCTACTTGTGTCACTCAACTATAATTTACAGAAGTTCACATGTATTGAATTATCCTCCTTACTTAAAAAGTTCTCACAAATGAATTCCATTCTGTGAGCTTTATTGCCTTGATTCAGTATATCTGACATGGCCATGAACACATAGAGTGAACACATTATTTATAACAACAAGTGAATCACAATTACATATTATAAATACAAATCCTAATTCGAATCCTCTCCCTTTTAGGTGATTGAGTCGTCAAATCGTTGGTGGAAGTGCCGCAATAACTTTGACCAGATTGGGTTTGTTCCCTTCAACATTCTGGAGCCTCTGTCTGCCCTCAACAACAACCATAGGGACAGACCAGTGGCACTCAGACAGTCCAAGGTAatggacgcacgcacgcacacacacacacacacacacacacacacacacacacacacacacacacacacacacacacacacacacacacacacacacagacagacagacagacagacagacagacagacagacagacagacagacagacagacagacagacagacagacagacagacagacagacagacagacagacagacagacagacagacagacagacagacagacagacagacagacagacagacagacagacagacagacacacacacacacacacacacacacacacacacacacacacacacacacacacacacacacacacacacacacacacacacacacacacacacacacacacacacacacacacacacacacacacacacacacacacacggttgacACCGTTTCCACACTAACGGTGCCTCTTTACAATGATGTGATACAATTTTGATACAAAGTCCCCACTTGTTGTAGTAAACaagtagggtagcctagtggttagagtattggactagcaaccgaaaggttgcaagttcaaatccctgagctgacaaggtacaaatctgtcattctgcccctgaacaggcagttaacccactgttcctaggccatcattgaaaataagaatttgttcttaactgacttgcctagttaaataaaggttaaataaaaatttaaaaatacAAATTACACACTTTGTGACTTGTCAGATAAATATCAGCAAGCTAGCTCGTGGTCTGCTTGGTTAACTAGCTAGTGGTCtgcttggttagctagctagtggtctgcttggttagctagctagtggtctgcttggttagctagctagtggtCTGCTTGGTTATCTAGCTCGCTGCTTGGCTAAACACAGCATGTCAGCACACTCGGCTGTTGTACCTGAACTGGGCTTAATAGACACATACTCACCCACTCATCTGAGTTACCCTGTGTGTTCGTGTCTCTGTTTGACAGAAGGTGCCCTCTGACCCTGCAAGGCACTTCTCCTACACCCCCTCCAGCCGAGAAGGGGCCAACCTCCCCGCCGTGCCCCGCCGTCCTCACAGCATGTCCCCCTCCATGACAGGGGGCGACAGAGACAAAGGTAAGCCTGTGGTTTGGTGGTCTATAGTGGTCAGTGTCACCACCCACCTCCAGCTACACATTCCTCCTTCTGACCGTTGGCACACTTTCCTCCATGTATTTAAATAGTTTAGCCAATGAGGTTTCTGCATTATGATGCATTTACATGACTCAAAAACATTCTATGACAGCCATGTTAACTCTTCatttacatgacactacaacattctataacagccatgttaactcttcatttacatgacactacaacattctatgacAGCCATGTTAACTCTTCatttacatgacactacaacattctatgacAGCCATGTTAACTCTTCatttacatgacactacaacattctatgacAGCTATGTTAACTTTTCATTTACATGAActcactacaacattctatgacAGCCATGTTAACTCTTCatttacatgacactacaacattctatgacAGCCATGTTAACTCTTCatttacatgacactacaacattctatgacAGCCATGTTAACTCATTTACATGACATTTACATGACACTATGACAACATTCTATGACAGCCATGTTAActcttcatttacatttacaacaTTCTATGACAGCCATGTTAACTatttacatgacactacaacattctatgacAGCCATGTTAACTTTTCatttacatgacactacaacattctatgacAGCCATGTTAACTCTTCATTTACATGACAATACAACATTCTATGACAGCCATGTTAACTCTTCatttacatgacactacaacattctatgacAGCCATGTTAACTCTTCATTTACATGACACTAACATTCTAACAgcaacatgctatacatgactaTATCATTCTATGCTCTGCAGTAGTGAACCCAACtcaacatgctatacatgactaATAAGCTGCTGCAGTAGTGAGGAGGCTGTACAGTATAACACTAACTCTGCATAGAATGTAACTGCTGTAACAAAGACATGACTCTTACAGACATAACGTAACTACTATAATAAAGATATGTCTGTCTTATAGACATAAAGTAACCACTATAATAAAGATATGTCTGTCTTATAGACACAAAGTAACTACTATAACTAATATATGACTGTCTTATAGACATAAAGTAACTACTATAACTAATATATGACTGTCTTATAGACATAAAGTAACTACTATAACTAATATATGACTGTCTTATAGACATAAAGTAACTACTATAACTTTGACTGTTTTcttcttagtattttgtgttttctttatatatttggtcaggccagggtgtgacatgggttattgtggtgtgtttttgtcttaggggttttgtggggtgtctacgtagtctatggctgcctgaggcggttctcaatcagagtcaggtgattatcgttgtctctgattgggaaccatatttaggcagccatattctgtgagtgtttcgtgggtgattgttcctgtctttgtgtttgcaccagatagggctgtttcggttttcattatttcatttcattatttttgtagtttctgcatgtatagtttttccttcattaaaatatcatgaatcatcatcacgctgcatttggtccgatccttgttctacctcttcatcagaggaggagatagaagagaaatgTTACACTCATAGACCATTACACTCTTACAGACATAAAGTAACATAAAGTAACTAATATATGACTGTCTTACAGACATAAAGTAACCACTATAAtaaagatacagtggggcaaaaaagtatttagtcagccaccaattgtgcaagttctcccacttaaaaagatgagagaggcctgtaattttcatcataggtacactttaactatgacagacaaaattagggggaaaaatcctgaaaatcacattgtaggatttttttatgaatttatttgcaaatgatggtggaaaataagtatttggtcaataacaaaagtttatctcaatactttgttatataacctttgttggcaatgacagaggtcaaatgttttctgtaagtcttcacaaggttttcacacactgttgctggtattttggctcattcctccatgcagatctactCTAGAGCATAGTCGAAACATTTGTTCTTTTAACTGAACGAGTCTGAAAGATCAGAGTCAGTAAAAAGAGCCAACCTTTCCATCACTGCAACTCACTGCCTGGAGGCGGGACTTACAACCAACAGGTGGGAGAGAATGCCTCTGATTGGATAGAAAGTTAAGGGTGATTGACTGATGAGCTGTCAGGCATTCTAAATAAAAAGGGACAAACTAGGGGTGTATAGAGAAATACTAAATCTGAATGGGTGGCTGTTTTAAcaatcctattctctatatagtgcactactcttttTTTACAATTCAATACCAGAAATAGtacactatatcgggaatagggtgccatttgggattcagaaTAGCAC comes from the Oncorhynchus gorbuscha isolate QuinsamMale2020 ecotype Even-year unplaced genomic scaffold, OgorEven_v1.0 Un_scaffold_2255, whole genome shotgun sequence genome and includes:
- the LOC124025456 gene encoding epidermal growth factor receptor kinase substrate 8-like protein 1, with protein sequence MSGTPPPVRPRKPSGVRVMPHDGQLPSHGYAKVFKVNGASSETKYTSRGHAEREVEILNHCFDDVERFMGRLQQAAEAQSILNQTKRKSRKSKKKEKQDGERERERERGGEKSLPPPEVEFVDIFQKVKYSFCFQDRLKSSISEPSSGELVHHVFIPLGLMVKTTDGPEMGATVVSPALTSGAVSLLQKHLTDEEKELWSSLGPNWTLHCSQLVESVPPYSPVFLDGWQPEAVDPEGQLWEDPIKSQHKQDALQYSVEDPPNQAEEGPSSVQHTDESDGSELPPEGERMFSCSYGFVARNSSELSVLQGETLEVIESSNRWWKCRNNFDQIGFVPFNILEPLSALNNNHRDRPVALRQSKKVPSDPARHFSYTPSSREGANLPAVPRRPHSMSPSMTGGDRDKGFMVNDELLQRLANGRAGSIRPLVIPRTTDTSAPLDYHSPPAEVEGWLRGKGFTEPTVTLLGRLTGAELFALSKEDLRMFSPEEGARVYSQMMVQKALLEDVRKSTELETMMEKQKQKADFQLESRRL